A DNA window from Streptomyces sp. 71268 contains the following coding sequences:
- a CDS encoding questin oxidase family protein: protein MDDTSGILDEALERLHSTGPEREDWLSNHAPMAVEALVRRGQSATVHRWLDYYDSKLEDRPRRVSPITETTWRQALGDPRHLTDWADYFARQLAERPWREVLTVWWPRLLPGILASATHGVIRVGHAVRTLLDAERAAHATHTAHTTPDTAAGSPATHAPTASHTSPAPSGPRLTELAEALGYWAARHQPLPGAVDVGGAATPAAALAALPRLADQSGGIRDRLARVPTVPGWQQAMGALHVPDDPDLAYAQLSRLVRAGTHRYATHGHGEPIMLVHAATAPNAVLRTLPALPRALWAPSLCAVWPPVAALMMIYGPAAPRPAPHFAGDRPAEHHPAQQHPADDQAADDRAAERLSAPTAQAQQAASMTPDEVFAQAAAHGDEHVIKFADTAMDVAAAAPDGDARALAAALHAQSMIDAPR from the coding sequence ATGGACGACACGAGCGGCATCCTCGACGAAGCTCTCGAACGACTGCACAGCACCGGCCCCGAGCGCGAGGATTGGCTGTCCAACCACGCGCCCATGGCGGTGGAGGCACTGGTCAGGCGCGGGCAGTCGGCCACCGTGCACCGCTGGCTCGACTACTACGACAGCAAGCTGGAGGACCGGCCGCGCCGGGTCTCCCCCATCACCGAGACCACCTGGCGGCAGGCGCTCGGCGACCCCCGGCACCTCACGGACTGGGCCGACTACTTCGCCCGCCAACTGGCCGAGCGGCCCTGGCGCGAGGTTCTGACAGTGTGGTGGCCCCGCCTTCTGCCCGGAATCCTCGCCTCCGCCACCCATGGTGTGATCCGGGTCGGGCACGCGGTCCGTACCCTGCTCGACGCCGAACGGGCCGCGCACGCCACGCACACCGCCCACACGACCCCCGACACCGCAGCAGGCTCGCCGGCGACACACGCCCCCACCGCCTCCCACACCTCGCCCGCCCCGAGCGGCCCACGCCTGACCGAACTCGCCGAGGCCCTCGGCTACTGGGCCGCCCGCCACCAGCCGCTGCCGGGCGCGGTGGACGTAGGCGGCGCTGCGACCCCGGCGGCAGCGCTCGCAGCGCTCCCCCGTCTGGCCGACCAGAGCGGCGGCATCCGCGACCGGCTGGCCCGCGTACCCACCGTCCCCGGCTGGCAGCAGGCAATGGGCGCGCTGCACGTACCAGACGACCCCGACCTGGCGTACGCGCAGCTCAGCCGGCTCGTACGGGCCGGCACCCACCGGTACGCCACCCACGGCCACGGCGAACCGATTATGCTCGTGCACGCCGCCACCGCGCCCAACGCGGTGCTGCGCACGCTGCCCGCGCTGCCCCGCGCGCTGTGGGCGCCCTCGCTATGCGCCGTGTGGCCGCCCGTGGCCGCGCTCATGATGATCTACGGGCCCGCGGCACCACGGCCCGCGCCCCACTTCGCCGGCGACCGCCCGGCAGAGCACCACCCCGCCCAGCAGCACCCCGCAGACGACCAGGCCGCGGACGACCGGGCCGCGGAAAGGCTGTCGGCCCCGACGGCCCAGGCCCAGCAGGCCGCGAGCATGACGCCCGACGAGGTGTTCGCGCAGGCCGCGGCGCACGGGGACGAGCACGTGATCAAGTTCGCGGACACCGCCATGGACGTGGCGGCCGCCGCACCGGATGGTGACGCCCGCGCGCTCGCGGCGGCCCTGCACGCCCAGTCCATGATCGACGCGCCCCGCTGA
- a CDS encoding MarR family transcriptional regulator, producing MTSGPQPEPRWLTDEEQQTWQAYMHASTLLEDHLDRQLQRDAGMPHTYYGLMVLLERAPRRRMRMTELARSAKITRSRLSHAVSRLEKYGWVRREDCASDKRGQNAVLTDEGYEVLSKSAPGHVEAVRHAIFDRLSAEQVSQLGEICRAIAKGLQPECGRADLPWLR from the coding sequence ATGACGAGTGGACCCCAGCCCGAGCCGCGCTGGCTCACCGATGAGGAGCAGCAGACCTGGCAGGCGTACATGCACGCCTCCACGCTTCTTGAGGACCACCTCGACCGTCAGTTGCAGCGCGACGCCGGCATGCCGCACACCTACTACGGCCTGATGGTGCTGCTCGAACGCGCGCCACGGCGGCGGATGCGGATGACCGAACTGGCACGGAGCGCGAAGATCACCCGCTCGCGCCTCTCGCACGCCGTATCCCGGCTGGAGAAGTACGGCTGGGTCCGGCGCGAGGACTGCGCCTCCGACAAGCGCGGCCAGAACGCCGTGCTCACCGACGAGGGCTACGAGGTGCTCAGCAAGTCCGCGCCCGGGCACGTCGAGGCGGTCCGTCACGCGATCTTCGATCGCCTCTCGGCCGAACAGGTCAGCCAACTCGGCGAGATCTGCCGCGCCATCGCCAAGGGCCTCCAGCCTGAGTGTGGCCGCGCCGACCTCCCCTGGCTGCGCTGA
- a CDS encoding MFS transporter yields the protein MPEMAKQADPRRWKALIFIALAQLMVVLDATIVNIALPSAQESLNISEGNKQWVITAYALAFGGLLLFGGRLADLWGRRQTFIIGLLGFAAASALGGAAVNTGMLLGARALQGVFGALLAPAALSLLAVMFTDPKERAKAFGVFGAIAGGGGAVGLILGGVLTEYMDWRWTFYVNIPFAAVAVAGAILVISEPSDSRNPSKLDIPGVVLATTGLVSLVYGFTRAEEDGWTAGATIGLFIAAVVLLAAFVVVEGRVKNPLLPLRVLTERNRAGVYMSLGLAVIGMFGLFLFLTYYLQIVKDYSPVTTGLAFLPMIATMITGSTQIGARLMTRVPPRLLMGPGFLVAALGMGLLTQLDTDSSYAGLILPAMLLLGLGMGTAFMPAMSLATHGVQPRDAGIASAMVNTSQQVGGAIGTALLNTIAASATTEYFKDHAQGATSAKSLQLTALVEGYTTAITWAVVILLVASAIAFTFVNTGPQSGHGAAATGDGAEDDVPVPVMAH from the coding sequence ATGCCAGAAATGGCCAAGCAAGCTGACCCACGGCGCTGGAAAGCGCTGATCTTCATCGCCCTCGCCCAACTGATGGTCGTGCTCGACGCGACGATCGTGAACATCGCGCTCCCCTCGGCGCAGGAGTCCCTGAACATTTCCGAGGGCAACAAGCAGTGGGTCATCACCGCCTACGCCCTCGCCTTCGGTGGTCTGCTCCTCTTCGGTGGACGCCTGGCTGACCTGTGGGGACGTCGTCAGACGTTCATCATCGGCCTGCTCGGCTTCGCCGCCGCCTCCGCCCTCGGTGGCGCCGCGGTCAACACCGGCATGCTGCTCGGCGCCCGCGCCCTGCAGGGTGTGTTCGGCGCACTGCTCGCCCCCGCGGCCCTGTCGCTGCTGGCGGTCATGTTCACCGACCCGAAGGAGCGGGCCAAGGCGTTCGGCGTCTTCGGTGCCATCGCCGGTGGTGGCGGTGCGGTCGGTCTGATCCTGGGTGGTGTGCTCACCGAGTACATGGACTGGCGCTGGACGTTCTACGTGAACATCCCGTTCGCCGCCGTCGCCGTGGCCGGCGCCATCCTGGTCATCAGCGAGCCCAGCGACAGCCGTAACCCCTCCAAGCTCGACATACCCGGCGTGGTGCTCGCCACCACGGGTCTGGTCTCGCTGGTCTACGGCTTCACCCGGGCCGAGGAGGACGGCTGGACCGCGGGCGCCACCATCGGCCTGTTCATCGCCGCCGTGGTGCTGCTCGCCGCGTTCGTCGTGGTCGAGGGCCGGGTCAAGAACCCGCTGCTTCCGCTGCGCGTGCTCACCGAGCGCAACCGTGCCGGCGTCTACATGTCGCTGGGCCTCGCGGTCATCGGCATGTTCGGCCTGTTCCTCTTCCTCACCTACTACCTGCAGATCGTCAAGGACTACAGCCCGGTCACGACCGGCCTCGCGTTCCTGCCGATGATCGCCACGATGATCACCGGGTCGACCCAGATCGGCGCCCGCCTGATGACCCGCGTTCCCCCGCGGCTGCTCATGGGCCCCGGCTTCCTGGTCGCCGCCCTCGGTATGGGGCTGCTCACCCAGCTCGACACCGACAGCTCCTACGCCGGGCTGATCCTGCCGGCCATGCTGCTGCTCGGCCTGGGTATGGGTACCGCGTTCATGCCGGCGATGAGCCTGGCGACGCACGGCGTGCAGCCGCGTGACGCGGGCATCGCCTCCGCGATGGTGAACACCTCGCAGCAGGTCGGCGGCGCCATCGGCACCGCGCTGCTCAACACGATCGCGGCCAGCGCCACCACCGAGTACTTCAAGGACCACGCGCAGGGCGCCACGTCGGCGAAGAGCCTGCAGCTCACGGCCCTCGTCGAGGGGTACACGACCGCCATCACCTGGGCCGTCGTCATCCTCCTCGTGGCCTCGGCGATCGCCTTCACGTTCGTCAACACCGGGCCGCAGAGTGGCCACGGTGCCGCCGCCACCGGCGATGGCGCGGAGGACGACGTCCCGGTGCCGGTGATGGCCCACTGA
- a CDS encoding TetR/AcrR family transcriptional regulator, which produces MTATSSAKVSQPRLRADALRNRERIIAAAREVFVEHGADVPLDEIARRAGVGNATLYRHFADRGELIHHVALSVMDHIADQAEAARVEEPDAFEALRRFVHQAAGMGALCPLMSHTADKEHPELVAARHRLNCGIEALMRDARESGQLRTDIDVGDLMVAVTQLTRPLPGLGATPRGRGSGCGVSCVDFDQFVHRHLQLFLDGLATPARSVLPGAAATMEDLRPTT; this is translated from the coding sequence GTGACCGCCACCAGCTCCGCGAAGGTCTCGCAGCCCCGGTTGCGCGCGGACGCGTTGCGCAACCGGGAGCGGATCATCGCGGCGGCGCGCGAGGTCTTCGTCGAGCACGGGGCCGACGTCCCTCTCGATGAAATCGCTCGACGGGCTGGGGTCGGGAATGCCACGCTCTATCGGCACTTCGCGGACCGTGGCGAGCTGATACACCACGTCGCGCTCTCCGTCATGGATCACATAGCCGACCAGGCGGAGGCGGCGAGGGTCGAGGAGCCGGACGCCTTCGAGGCGCTGCGGCGCTTCGTACACCAGGCGGCCGGGATGGGAGCGCTGTGCCCACTGATGTCACACACCGCTGACAAGGAACATCCTGAGTTGGTTGCCGCCCGACACCGCCTCAACTGCGGCATTGAAGCCCTGATGAGGGATGCCCGCGAGAGCGGTCAGCTACGGACCGACATAGACGTCGGTGACCTGATGGTCGCCGTCACCCAACTCACGCGACCGCTTCCTGGCCTGGGGGCCACGCCCCGGGGTCGCGGTTCCGGGTGTGGGGTGAGCTGCGTGGACTTCGATCAGTTCGTCCACCGGCACCTGCAGTTGTTCCTGGACGGCCTCGCGACGCCGGCCCGCTCCGTACTCCCCGGCGCGGCAGCAACCATGGAGGACCTGCGCCCCACGACCTGA
- a CDS encoding M6 family metalloprotease domain-containing protein, translating to MAPTATDDPTAAPPDHPPAPAEWDSTASDQADTRSHESGTGDNLTGRRDERPTDGDGDGDTDRNGNVNGDTDRTGNGDGATTRTGPDGAATGRGQTDPRPDGQNDPEADTTGADAADLPCTLSTHGDAHLSEGIPTKDGYARSTGTVHALTLMIDFPDTPGEGTARQRFAEFFPQTSRWFTRGSYGRLDYRPATPIRHWLRMPRPFTAYGIDRGSPYEPGYQRLLKDIVAAADERVDFGRYDLVNVLVTPNAGPPAAHTVLSVTFADNDRAPRADGVRLSNVSFVYSRQDDGTGSLRETGYRVLPHENNHSFGLPDLYTASGADRAGHWDLMSEDWGANNDILGWHKWKLGWLGARQVACATESPDATARAGISRHTLTPLARPGGTKVVFLPVSRRGGYVMEARMRGGNDAAVCRPGVLIYWVDVHKDSGQGPVTVMDSTHGTDPRHPHRPPGAAPPPNGPTAGAQGCTRLPNVHAGLSDATFTPGQTFTDNRHGVRVSITVTDHTRSGDYAIRITRRGATS from the coding sequence GTGGCACCCACGGCCACCGACGACCCGACCGCCGCGCCCCCGGACCACCCACCGGCCCCGGCCGAGTGGGACAGCACCGCGTCCGACCAGGCCGACACCCGCTCACACGAGAGCGGAACGGGCGACAACCTCACCGGCCGACGCGACGAGCGACCGACAGACGGGGACGGGGACGGCGACACGGACAGAAACGGGAACGTGAACGGGGACACGGACAGGACCGGGAACGGAGACGGCGCGACGACCCGGACCGGGCCCGACGGCGCGGCCACGGGGCGCGGCCAGACGGACCCGCGCCCCGACGGCCAGAACGACCCCGAAGCCGACACCACCGGCGCCGACGCCGCCGACCTCCCCTGCACCCTGTCGACACACGGCGACGCCCACCTGTCCGAGGGCATACCGACCAAGGACGGCTACGCGCGCAGCACAGGCACGGTGCACGCGCTCACCCTCATGATCGACTTCCCGGACACGCCCGGCGAGGGCACGGCGCGACAGCGGTTCGCGGAGTTCTTCCCGCAGACCTCACGCTGGTTCACCCGCGGTTCGTACGGGCGGCTCGACTACCGGCCCGCCACACCGATCCGCCACTGGCTCCGGATGCCGCGCCCCTTCACCGCGTACGGCATCGACCGCGGCAGCCCGTACGAGCCCGGTTATCAGCGGCTGCTCAAGGACATCGTGGCCGCGGCCGACGAGCGTGTGGACTTCGGGCGATACGACCTGGTCAACGTCCTGGTCACGCCGAACGCGGGGCCGCCGGCGGCGCACACGGTGCTCTCGGTGACGTTCGCGGACAACGATCGCGCGCCGCGCGCCGACGGCGTGCGCCTGTCCAACGTCTCGTTCGTCTACAGCCGCCAGGACGACGGCACCGGCAGCCTGCGCGAGACCGGCTACCGCGTGCTGCCGCACGAGAACAACCACTCCTTCGGCCTGCCCGACCTCTACACGGCGTCGGGCGCGGACCGCGCCGGGCACTGGGACCTGATGTCGGAAGACTGGGGCGCCAACAACGACATACTCGGCTGGCACAAGTGGAAGCTGGGCTGGCTCGGCGCGCGGCAGGTCGCGTGCGCTACCGAGAGTCCCGACGCGACCGCCCGAGCCGGAATATCCCGGCACACCCTGACCCCGCTCGCCCGCCCCGGCGGCACGAAGGTGGTCTTCCTCCCCGTGTCGCGCCGTGGCGGGTACGTCATGGAGGCGCGGATGCGCGGGGGCAACGACGCCGCCGTGTGCCGACCGGGCGTCCTCATCTACTGGGTCGACGTCCATAAGGACTCGGGGCAGGGCCCGGTCACCGTCATGGACAGCACGCACGGCACCGATCCGCGCCACCCCCATCGGCCGCCCGGGGCCGCGCCCCCGCCCAACGGGCCGACCGCCGGCGCGCAGGGCTGCACCCGGCTCCCCAACGTGCACGCGGGCCTCAGCGACGCGACGTTCACGCCGGGTCAGACCTTCACCGACAACCGGCACGGCGTACGCGTCAGCATCACCGTCACCGACCACACCCGCAGCGGCGACTACGCCATCAGGATCACCCGCCGCGGCGCGACGAGTTGA
- a CDS encoding TetR family transcriptional regulator, translated as MSHTVGVRQAQKQKTRQALLDAGLRLLEEQSLSSLGLREVTRLVGVAPAAFYRHFRDMADLGVALVEEALGSLHDMIRAILAEQNGDEERIEGTVDAVARHVRAYPAHVRFIARERHGGVRPVREAIAAELGRFVDEVAAAFALQLEADGWSAEDIRMLAELYVDHMVMTAAAFLEAAPDRSAAADADASDDPAEADRAAAAAEARIAATARSQLRIISLGRQHWRDA; from the coding sequence ATGAGTCACACGGTCGGGGTCAGGCAGGCCCAGAAGCAGAAGACCCGGCAGGCACTCCTGGACGCGGGGTTGCGGCTGCTTGAGGAGCAGAGTCTGAGCAGCCTCGGCCTGCGCGAGGTGACCCGCCTGGTGGGCGTGGCGCCGGCCGCCTTCTACCGGCACTTCCGTGACATGGCCGACCTCGGAGTGGCGCTGGTGGAGGAGGCGTTGGGCAGCCTGCACGACATGATCCGCGCCATACTCGCCGAGCAGAACGGCGACGAGGAACGGATCGAGGGCACCGTCGACGCGGTGGCGCGTCACGTGCGCGCGTACCCCGCCCACGTACGGTTCATCGCGCGCGAGCGGCACGGCGGGGTACGCCCCGTACGGGAGGCCATCGCGGCGGAGTTGGGCCGCTTCGTCGACGAGGTGGCCGCCGCGTTCGCCCTCCAACTGGAGGCGGACGGTTGGAGCGCCGAGGACATTCGGATGCTGGCCGAGTTGTACGTGGACCACATGGTGATGACCGCCGCGGCGTTCCTTGAGGCGGCCCCGGACCGTTCCGCCGCCGCGGACGCCGACGCCTCCGACGACCCCGCCGAGGCCGATCGCGCGGCGGCTGCCGCGGAGGCCAGGATCGCCGCCACCGCCCGCAGCCAGCTGCGCATCATCAGTCTGGGGCGGCAGCATTGGCGTGATGCGTGA
- a CDS encoding DUF4190 domain-containing protein — protein MGVLTRDHQRTTTSPADNRPTPHSGSSHSASSAATPPTTTAPTTTTRHADRPRDADGMAVAAFVLGLVGLLVFNLVFGPCAIALATLALLRGTHRKGRAFLGLTLGVADLVVLFSLLAANDTVTWQFGG, from the coding sequence ATGGGTGTCCTCACCCGAGACCACCAGCGGACCACCACCAGCCCGGCCGACAACCGCCCCACCCCCCACTCCGGCTCCAGCCACTCCGCCTCCAGCGCCGCCACCCCACCGACGACCACCGCACCGACCACCACCACCCGACACGCCGACCGCCCACGCGACGCCGACGGCATGGCGGTGGCCGCCTTCGTACTCGGTCTCGTCGGCCTGCTCGTCTTCAACCTGGTCTTCGGCCCGTGCGCCATCGCCCTGGCCACCCTCGCCCTCCTCCGCGGCACCCACCGCAAGGGCCGCGCCTTCCTCGGCCTCACCCTGGGCGTCGCCGACCTGGTCGTCCTGTTCTCCCTGCTCGCCGCGAACGACACGGTGACCTGGCAGTTCGGGGGTTAG
- a CDS encoding ATP-binding protein: MDKPAEMFDRDFEWAELTRFAALPSPRATLGVVSGRRRQGKTFLLDAVTRASGGFMFTATETTETDALRQFGEALARHRDQPTPFRFAHWDEAVTELMRIADRGGPTIAVIDEFPFLAKASPALPSIIQRALDPAAQHTNTPVRLLLCGSALSFMGGLLAGNAPLRGRAGLELVVSTLDFRLAAEFWEITDPRTALLTHAIVGGTPAYRREFTQGDTPAGPDDFDAWVTRAVLNPARPLFREARYLLAEEPELHDTALYHSVLAAIAAGNTARGGIADYLGRKSTDLAHPLSVLQDVGMITHEADAFRRNRSAYRIAEPLIAFYHSVMRPAWGDLERPGRAPAVWRRAQSTFRSKVVGPHFEQVCREWARWHASPATHGGQVTRVASGTVNDPAAKTSHEVDVAVHGETDSGRETLLAIGEAKWNDVMGKSHLERLQHIRALLTARGTATDVTRLQCYSGTGFTPELRHLAENDPAIQLIDPVRLYHGD, from the coding sequence GTGGACAAACCCGCCGAGATGTTCGACCGCGACTTCGAGTGGGCCGAGCTGACCCGCTTCGCCGCCCTGCCCAGCCCGCGCGCCACCCTCGGCGTGGTCTCCGGCCGCCGCCGCCAGGGCAAGACCTTCCTCCTGGACGCCGTCACTCGTGCAAGCGGCGGCTTCATGTTCACCGCCACCGAGACCACCGAAACCGACGCCCTGCGCCAGTTCGGCGAAGCCCTCGCCCGCCATCGCGACCAGCCCACCCCGTTCCGCTTCGCCCACTGGGACGAGGCCGTCACCGAGCTCATGCGCATCGCCGACAGGGGTGGCCCCACCATCGCGGTCATCGACGAGTTCCCCTTCCTCGCCAAGGCCTCCCCCGCGCTCCCCTCGATCATCCAGCGCGCCCTCGACCCCGCCGCCCAGCACACCAACACCCCTGTGCGGCTCCTGCTATGCGGCTCCGCCCTGTCCTTCATGGGCGGACTCCTCGCCGGCAACGCCCCGCTGCGCGGCCGCGCCGGCCTGGAACTCGTCGTCTCCACCCTGGACTTCCGCCTCGCCGCCGAGTTCTGGGAGATCACCGACCCGCGCACCGCACTGCTCACCCACGCCATCGTCGGCGGCACCCCCGCCTACCGCCGCGAGTTCACCCAGGGCGACACCCCCGCCGGACCCGACGACTTCGACGCCTGGGTCACCCGCGCCGTCCTCAATCCCGCCCGTCCGCTCTTCCGCGAGGCCCGCTACCTGCTCGCAGAGGAACCCGAACTCCACGACACCGCGCTCTACCACTCCGTCCTGGCCGCCATCGCCGCCGGAAACACCGCACGCGGCGGCATCGCCGACTACCTCGGCCGCAAGTCCACCGACCTCGCCCACCCGCTCAGCGTCCTCCAGGACGTCGGCATGATCACCCACGAGGCCGACGCCTTCCGCCGCAACCGCTCCGCCTACCGCATCGCCGAACCTCTCATCGCCTTCTACCACTCGGTCATGCGCCCCGCCTGGGGCGACTTGGAGCGCCCCGGGCGCGCCCCCGCCGTCTGGCGCCGCGCCCAGTCCACCTTCCGCAGCAAGGTCGTCGGCCCGCACTTCGAACAGGTCTGCCGCGAATGGGCCCGCTGGCACGCATCCCCCGCAACCCATGGCGGGCAGGTCACAAGGGTCGCCAGCGGGACCGTCAACGATCCTGCCGCGAAGACCAGCCACGAGGTCGACGTCGCGGTCCATGGCGAGACGGACAGCGGCCGCGAAACGCTGCTCGCCATCGGCGAAGCCAAATGGAACGACGTCATGGGAAAGAGCCACCTCGAACGTCTCCAGCACATCCGTGCTCTCCTCACCGCGCGCGGCACCGCCACCGACGTCACCCGGCTGCAGTGCTACAGCGGCACCGGCTTCACACCTGAACTGCGCCACCTCGCCGAGAACGACCCCGCCATCCAGCTGATCGATCCAGTTCGCCTCTACCACGGCGACTGA
- a CDS encoding DUF3883 domain-containing protein — MTALPTAVAALRDTLVREHRQAPGLFREIARMEGLLADTYRDRVPYELLQNSDDAGARTVLVEDLGDGRFRWANDGRPLDAADVEALCRSANSTKTRGGDSIGYRGIGFKSLAAIAHRIDVQSAGVRFAFDRAAAAALLGEADASAVPLIRIPTEVHADAPVAGVTFTVTCGRRPGDPPTPSGGAATPPASTGAPSGSTASPGAIDPLSALFLRNVTRVRTPATTGPASGTGAGSAGAGQGAPAAPQDIHIERDAARVVLRVDGAEAAFALLRHGTATVAVPLDARALAMTGVRGRLACFLPLQDEVGLPVIVSGDLLTDPSRTHAVTADASTRQVLADAAHAIARRLRTPGDPTFERLWQLVLDGEDLRGVLISGTASAGKLLVSALREEMTAHRPPFAHSPLPLEPPDVRVIFPDGAPQALYASHHQSAARALKAVLGLRSVDFTATLADLDPTLLSDPLRARLAAHFQELARTHGRRLTETESRLVQEASPREESPTAPPPTVPPPTEEIRVTKAAPAADNSLASVLKRWRAAELATKEYLNHLGWTLRDVSAQNVGYDLEGTDPRGEPVRVEVKKVDRPDARFAMTNNEMSLMLTQPGGYLLAIVVGDGRHAQLLLLDPSQADLPKERVCRRWDWEFTDWSRFARVAG; from the coding sequence GTGACCGCCCTGCCGACGGCCGTCGCCGCCCTGCGCGACACCCTCGTACGCGAACACCGGCAGGCGCCCGGACTCTTCCGCGAGATCGCCCGGATGGAAGGGTTGCTGGCCGACACCTACCGGGACCGGGTGCCGTACGAACTGCTCCAGAACTCCGACGACGCCGGCGCCCGCACCGTACTCGTCGAGGACCTGGGGGACGGCCGGTTCCGCTGGGCCAACGACGGACGCCCGCTGGACGCGGCGGACGTCGAAGCGCTGTGCCGCAGCGCCAACTCCACCAAGACGCGCGGTGGCGACTCGATCGGCTACCGGGGGATCGGCTTCAAGTCGCTGGCGGCCATCGCCCACCGGATCGACGTCCAGTCGGCGGGCGTGCGCTTCGCGTTCGACCGGGCGGCCGCCGCGGCGCTGCTCGGCGAGGCCGACGCGAGCGCGGTGCCGCTGATCCGGATACCCACCGAGGTGCACGCCGACGCGCCGGTCGCCGGCGTCACGTTCACCGTCACCTGCGGCCGGCGACCTGGCGACCCGCCGACCCCGTCGGGCGGCGCGGCGACTCCGCCGGCCAGCACGGGGGCCCCGTCGGGCAGCACGGCGTCCCCCGGGGCGATCGACCCGCTCAGCGCGCTGTTCCTCCGCAACGTGACGCGCGTCCGCACCCCCGCGACGACGGGGCCGGCGTCGGGAACGGGCGCCGGAAGCGCCGGCGCGGGCCAAGGAGCCCCGGCGGCCCCGCAGGACATCCACATCGAACGCGACGCCGCGCGGGTCGTGCTCCGCGTCGACGGCGCCGAGGCGGCGTTCGCCCTGCTGCGCCACGGTACGGCGACCGTCGCGGTGCCCCTCGACGCCCGCGCCCTCGCCATGACCGGCGTACGGGGCCGGCTGGCCTGTTTCCTGCCGCTCCAGGACGAGGTGGGGCTGCCGGTCATCGTCTCCGGCGACCTCCTCACCGACCCTTCCCGCACCCACGCGGTGACGGCGGACGCGTCGACCCGCCAGGTCCTGGCCGACGCGGCCCACGCCATCGCGCGGCGGCTGCGCACACCGGGTGACCCGACGTTCGAGCGGCTGTGGCAGTTGGTCCTGGACGGCGAGGACCTGCGCGGCGTGCTGATCTCCGGCACGGCCTCCGCCGGCAAGCTCCTCGTCTCCGCGCTGCGCGAGGAGATGACCGCCCACCGCCCGCCGTTCGCCCACTCCCCGCTCCCGCTGGAGCCACCGGACGTGCGGGTCATCTTCCCCGACGGCGCCCCACAGGCCCTGTACGCGTCGCACCACCAGTCCGCCGCCCGGGCGCTGAAGGCGGTGCTCGGCCTGCGGAGCGTCGACTTTACGGCCACCCTCGCCGACCTGGACCCCACCCTGCTGTCCGACCCGCTCCGCGCGCGCCTGGCCGCCCACTTCCAGGAACTGGCCCGCACCCACGGCCGCCGGCTCACCGAGACCGAGAGCCGACTCGTCCAGGAGGCCAGCCCCCGGGAAGAGTCGCCCACCGCCCCGCCGCCCACGGTCCCGCCGCCCACCGAGGAAATCCGCGTCACGAAGGCGGCCCCCGCCGCGGACAACTCCCTGGCGTCCGTACTGAAACGGTGGCGGGCGGCCGAACTGGCGACGAAGGAGTACCTCAACCACCTCGGCTGGACGCTCCGCGACGTCAGCGCCCAGAACGTCGGCTACGACCTGGAGGGCACCGACCCACGCGGCGAGCCGGTACGCGTCGAGGTCAAGAAGGTGGACCGACCCGACGCCCGGTTCGCCATGACCAACAACGAGATGTCCCTCATGCTGACGCAGCCAGGCGGCTACCTCCTGGCCATCGTCGTCGGCGACGGCCGCCACGCCCAACTCCTCCTCCTCGACCCCTCCCAGGCCGACCTCCCCAAGGAACGCGTCTGCCGCCGCTGGGACTGGGAGTTCACCGACTGGTCCCGGTTCGCGAGGGTGGCGGGGTGA